In Arachis hypogaea cultivar Tifrunner chromosome 17, arahy.Tifrunner.gnm2.J5K5, whole genome shotgun sequence, a single window of DNA contains:
- the LOC112766862 gene encoding uncharacterized protein isoform X2, whose protein sequence is MGQLGHSSLQYGDKELLPRRVVSLDGIFIKDLACGGVHTSALTQEGALYARGGGQSGQLGLGPQTGLFSFITNNFRTFFRNIPVLVAPKGMKLVAYGHSHTFISMRDGQIHGWGYNSYGQVANEKSTYAWYLSPVDWFVGEVRKLAAGRGHSSVLIDACSLKELCELILAETLTLSDAAKVEDIASRIGSDALARLCVRLRKHMTFSPATVFSCDVSSGDGLLL, encoded by the exons ATGGGCCAGCTTGGACATTCTTCACTCCAGTATGGAGATAAAGAGTTACTGCCAAGGAGGGTGGTTTCCCTTGATGGTATTTTCATAAAGGATTTGGCATGTGGCGGTGTACACACATCTGCTCTGACTCAGGAAGGGGCACTTTACGCTCGGGGTGGCGGTCAATCCGGGCAGTTAGGCCTTGGCCCCCAAACTGGGTTGTTCTCGTTCATCACTAATAACTTTCGTACATTTTTCCGGAACATCCCAGTTTTGGTTGCTCCAAAAGGCATGAAGCTTGTCGCCTATGGACATTCCCACACGTTTATTTCAATGAGGGATGGTCAAATTCATGGATGGGGTTACAATAGTTACGGTCAGGTAGCCAACGAGAAATCTACATATGCTTGGTACCTGTCACCTGTTGACTG GTTTGTTGGGGAGGTCCGAAAACTAGCTGCTGGTAGGGGTCATTCATCTGTATTGATTGATGCTTGTTCGTTAAAGGAGTTATGTGAGCTTATACTCGCAGAGACTCTGACTTTATCTGATGCCGCCAAGGTTGAGGATATTGCATCCAGAATTGGATCAGATGCTTTGGCTCGTCTCTGCGTGAGACTCAG GAAACATATGACGTTTTCTCCAGCAACGGTCTTCTCTTGTGACGTCTCCTCTGGCGACGGTCTTCTCTTGTGA
- the LOC112766862 gene encoding uncharacterized protein isoform X1: MGQLGHSSLQYGDKELLPRRVVSLDGIFIKDLACGGVHTSALTQEGALYARGGGQSGQLGLGPQTGLFSFITNNFRTFFRNIPVLVAPKGMKLVAYGHSHTFISMRDGQIHGWGYNSYGQVANEKSTYAWYLSPVDWFVGEVRKLAAGRGHSSVLIDACSLKELCELILAETLTLSDAAKVEDIASRIGSDALARLCVRLRYTKVFCDAKMKRTRQLAGTYVPC, from the exons ATGGGCCAGCTTGGACATTCTTCACTCCAGTATGGAGATAAAGAGTTACTGCCAAGGAGGGTGGTTTCCCTTGATGGTATTTTCATAAAGGATTTGGCATGTGGCGGTGTACACACATCTGCTCTGACTCAGGAAGGGGCACTTTACGCTCGGGGTGGCGGTCAATCCGGGCAGTTAGGCCTTGGCCCCCAAACTGGGTTGTTCTCGTTCATCACTAATAACTTTCGTACATTTTTCCGGAACATCCCAGTTTTGGTTGCTCCAAAAGGCATGAAGCTTGTCGCCTATGGACATTCCCACACGTTTATTTCAATGAGGGATGGTCAAATTCATGGATGGGGTTACAATAGTTACGGTCAGGTAGCCAACGAGAAATCTACATATGCTTGGTACCTGTCACCTGTTGACTG GTTTGTTGGGGAGGTCCGAAAACTAGCTGCTGGTAGGGGTCATTCATCTGTATTGATTGATGCTTGTTCGTTAAAGGAGTTATGTGAGCTTATACTCGCAGAGACTCTGACTTTATCTGATGCCGCCAAGGTTGAGGATATTGCATCCAGAATTGGATCAGATGCTTTGGCTCGTCTCTGCGTGAGACTCAGGTACACGAAAGTATTTTGTGATGCCAAAATGAAAAGAACTAGACAACTTGCTGGTACTTATGTACCGTGCTAA
- the LOC112766862 gene encoding ultraviolet-B receptor UVR8 isoform X3 has product MGQLGHSSLQYGDKELLPRRVVSLDGIFIKDLACGGVHTSALTQEGALYARGGGQSGQLGLGPQTGLFSFITNNFRTFFRNIPVLVAPKGMKLVAYGHSHTFISMRDGQIHGWGYNSYGQVANEKSTYAWYLSPVDWFVGEVRKLAAGRGHSSVLIDACSLKELCELILAETLTLSDAAKVEDIASRIGSDALARLCVRLSNGLLL; this is encoded by the exons ATGGGCCAGCTTGGACATTCTTCACTCCAGTATGGAGATAAAGAGTTACTGCCAAGGAGGGTGGTTTCCCTTGATGGTATTTTCATAAAGGATTTGGCATGTGGCGGTGTACACACATCTGCTCTGACTCAGGAAGGGGCACTTTACGCTCGGGGTGGCGGTCAATCCGGGCAGTTAGGCCTTGGCCCCCAAACTGGGTTGTTCTCGTTCATCACTAATAACTTTCGTACATTTTTCCGGAACATCCCAGTTTTGGTTGCTCCAAAAGGCATGAAGCTTGTCGCCTATGGACATTCCCACACGTTTATTTCAATGAGGGATGGTCAAATTCATGGATGGGGTTACAATAGTTACGGTCAGGTAGCCAACGAGAAATCTACATATGCTTGGTACCTGTCACCTGTTGACTG GTTTGTTGGGGAGGTCCGAAAACTAGCTGCTGGTAGGGGTCATTCATCTGTATTGATTGATGCTTGTTCGTTAAAGGAGTTATGTGAGCTTATACTCGCAGAGACTCTGACTTTATCTGATGCCGCCAAGGTTGAGGATATTGCATCCAGAATTGGATCAGATGCTTTGGCTCGTCTCTGCGTGAGACTCAG CAACGGTCTTCTCTTGTGA